CAACACATACAATTTATTAAGTGTACACAAGCCACAAGAAACAGAGCTTTAAAGAGCTTGAAATATTATCTGAACACCAGACTTTGGGCGAAGCGAGATATAATGTACCGGTGCATGGACATAGTTTGGGGACAGAGTGAATCTGTAACGTTGTAAGATCATCGAGAGCGTTATTTTTGCTTCATTTATCCCGAAATTGTTGCCTACACAGATTCGCGGTCCATAACCAAAAGGGATGAATGCTCCTGGATTGCTGTTAACCGCATTGGCAACCCCTTCAGAAAATCTTTCCGGTTTGAAGAGATGAGCATCTTCACCCCATATTTCGCGGTCTTGATGCAATGGTAAAAATGGTATTTGCAAACTTAAGTTTGCTGGAAGAACCAGATCTCCTACGCGCGTTTCCTTATAAACTTTTCGGCCAGTGGATATTGCAGGAGGGTACAGACGTAGCGTCTCATTGATTATCATGCTCATCTGTATTATGATACGAGAAAAAAACACACAGTTACAAAACACAACTAGAAAGTAAGAACTAATGAGGTTGTTAGATTAATAATCTTACTTTCTTGAGTCTTGCTATTCCTTCTGAAGATGGGTTGTGATTGCCAAATACTTCTTGAACCTCCTTGCGTGCTTTCTCTTGCCATTCGGTGTGGATTCCGAGAAGAAGAGTAGCCCATGTCAGCAAAAGAGAGATCGTCCCATGGCCGGCAATGTAAAAAGTTCTGCACTCGTCGATAATATCCTGTATGGCGAGCTTGTAATTGTCGTTGGCATCATGGCGCGCATTCAAAAGTATTCCAAGGTAATCAGTCGTGGAGTTGTCTTCGTCTTCTGAAACTATCGTATAATCTCTGTTTCTTATTATCTTTGTAATGATATCTTGAATGCCGGCTAACAGTTTGTCGGTTTCTAAATTCTCTTTATCTTTGAATATCATCCTGCGAAGATCTCAACATTAATGATCATTTTATGAGTTGTATAATTGTTCCATATACGATAACCGATAAGGTAGATTTACCCGAAGCCAGGAAGCCTAGTTTTGGACAACTGTTTGGCACCCA
This genomic stretch from Helianthus annuus cultivar XRQ/B chromosome 8, HanXRQr2.0-SUNRISE, whole genome shotgun sequence harbors:
- the LOC110872144 gene encoding cytochrome P450 CYP749A22, with translation MVTFLGVLISLLLCSIVLLALFKFFHKFWWVPMRITRVMNSQGIRGPPYSFIYGNTKEISNMIKRSTSVPMDISHDIFPRIQPHFDSWLHIYGKNVLYWQGPQPELVVTEPELLKQLMSVRELSTTRVQGVGPVFDKIFGGGLIFSQGEKWAKQRKLAAHAFNGDRLKNMVPAMVESVDTMLKRWKDAGTKEKDVHEEFRTMTSEVIAKIVFGSSYEKGKQIFEKQGELFRLGAKQLSKTRLPGFGMIFKDKENLETDKLLAGIQDIITKIIRNRDYTIVSEDEDNSTTDYLGILLNARHDANDNYKLAIQDIIDECRTFYIAGHGTISLLLTWATLLLGIHTEWQEKARKEVQEVFGNHNPSSEGIARLKKMSMIINETLRLYPPAISTGRKVYKETRVGDLVLPANLSLQIPFLPLHQDREIWGEDAHLFKPERFSEGVANAVNSNPGAFIPFGYGPRICVGNNFGINEAKITLSMILQRYRFTLSPNYVHAPVHYISLRPKSGVQIIFQAL